From the genome of Maniola jurtina chromosome 26, ilManJurt1.1, whole genome shotgun sequence:
GAAATATTCTATCAGTCAGGTAGGATTTCAATAGACCGAAGAATGTATGAGGTAGTAGCgatttaattttgaatagtAGTCCTGTATGCCACACTTTATCAAATGCTTGCTGCACATCGAGGAAAGCAGAAGAGCAGTATTCTTTGTGTTCCAGTGCATCTCTTATTGTTCTGCATACCCTATGTACTTGCTCAACAGTTCCATGATGCTGCCGGAAGCCAAATTGATGGTCTGGGATGATACATCTTGAGCAGAGTTCTTTCATAAGCCTTTGCAACACAActttttcacaaatttttgaTATCACCGGTAATAAACTGATTGGTCTGTATGAGGTTATTTCTTGAACGGGTTTACCAGGCTTTGCTATCATTATAATTTGCGAGACCTTCCACAGAGCTGGGAAATAACCAACACGAATGATGCCATTAAATAAAATGGTGAGGAACATAATACCTTTTCGCGGTAGTTCCGATAGGACTCTTTTATCAATTAGATCAAAACCAGGCGCTTTCTTGCCATCCATACgttttattatgttaataatctcATTTGGGTTGGTTGGCGTGATGGGCAGATCCAACTGGAAAGGCTGACCAAGGACGTCTTCTATATCTGTCTCGTCACTGTCTGGATCAGTTTCATTTGGTGTGAATATTTGGGCCAAGTGGTTTCCAAAAGCATCAGCTTTTTGTTGCTGGCTTCTGGCCCATGTGTTGCCCTCCAATCTAAGTGGTGGCTTGGGGTCTGTAggcttatttaagtttttacacGCACGATAAAGGGAGTAATTAGTAACACTTGTTGCTGTCAACGATTCCAGATATGATTCTGTTAGAGTATCCTTTAATTTAGCTATGGCGTCTTTAAGGTCCTTAATTGCTTTGTTAAGTACTGTTTTGTCTTCTGGGTGTCTACTAATGTGCCATACTCTTCGTAGTCTTCTTTTTTCCATTATTTGAAGTTTAATTTCGGATGGAACTGATTTATGTCTCGGTGAAGAATTGGATATTTCTGGTGTACACTTCCAACAAGCTGGCTGAACAGTAGTCATAAACTTAGTAGTAGCATTATCAATGTCTTCCTCAGATTTAAGCGCTATTTGTAGTTGAAGCTCATCATTTACTATACCACGAAACGCCTCCCAGTCAGTTCTTTTGTTATAAAGTTGTAGCCTTTTCATACTGTTTGTTACTTGGGCACTCATGGTCAGTATCACTGGGATATGATTTGAGGAACCATCTAAGGTTGAACTGATTGTGAAGAAGAGTCGAGACAATCCCTTATAAATGAAGAAGTCTAGAACATCAGGCAGTCTATTTGGGTCTGTAGGCCAGTGCGTGGGTTCTGGTGTTGCAATAGTAGTAAGGACGTTTTTATCCACACTCTTCTTTAGTTCCCTTCCTCGAGTGGTTATTAGCCTGGAGCCCCAATGGAGATGCTTGGAATTCCAGTCACCACCAACAACAAAGCGGTTACCAAGGCTACCAaagaactttgaaaattgttcCTCAGATATCCTGTGTTTTGGTGGACAGTAAACAGCTGAGATATTAAAAGGGCCATTTTTGTCCGAAATAGATACTGAAGTTGCTTGGATTTGTTCAGTGCTGTATTGGGGTAGTTCATAGTGCTCTATTGTTGCTTTTATGATGACTGCAGTTCCTCCATGTGCAGTTCCATCTgggtgattagtgtgatagatatTATACCCTTTTATCTTTATCAGACTGTTACTAACAAAATGTGTTTCTGATATGAGGAAAATATCAAGTTTGTGCATATGAAGTAGTATTTCTACTTCATCTTTGTTGGGAGATAATCCATTAATGTtccaagtacctatttttaaaccTATTTTGGTGCCTTTGAAATTAACGTTGTTATGAGTTGAAGCAAGGTACTCATTTGTTGTAggagaaaatcaattttttcagATTGCTTGATAAACATGTGTTCTAATGTTTTATATGCATTTGATTCTGTATCTGACTCTTGTGGCTTTGAGTTGGTAGCTTCAGCatatgttttcttttcttttgggTTTCGATTGGCTGGTGGTCTGCTACTGAcggaatttaaattaattggaTGAGATATTTTATCACTGTCTTTGAATGTTTGGTGGTCTTGCCCTTGTTTTTTAGGGTATTGTTTTTTGGTTTTCCTGTTGAGGATTTCTTTGTACACCTCACACCCTTTGTAGTTAGCTGGATGAGGACCCAGGCATAGAGCGCACATGGCTGGTGTATTGCGATCAGTTTTTGTGCATGTTGAGGTTTTGTGAGCTCCTGCACATTTAACACAGCGGTAAGGTTTCATGCAGtagttttttgtatatattttttgtatattttttgtagaataaTAAATGTAAACATCATATTAGCATCAcatgtaatatattttaataataaaaaatgttttaataattgtttttttattattacaataccTAAGGAGTAAGATTGTTCACACGCCAATGAACTTCAAGTTTATCTGTAGTATAAAATCTCATCAAAATCGGGTTAGCAGTTTTTAAATCGGTCACAACTCACAACATAACGCATGACCCTTTTATATCAATAATTACAGTGCCCTTTTTAACCAATACAGAAATagttaaatcaaaataattatatgttaCAATCTTACATTACCTAAGTAACtatgtagataatatttttttcgtctATTCAATACTGTGAGTTTGCACTGACGAAACGTTTACATAAAAACATGTTGAAAACTCTGTTTTCTGTTAACACATTGCCTGCCCATATTTTTCGCCGAGTGCCATCGACACTTATGTGTGACGTGGTGATCCTGTGCCGTCGACACGCATACGCGTCGTTGAAAAAAACAATAAGGCCCAGTCTAGGGGTTTTGTGACAGGTCATAAAACTGCGTTGATATTGTCTTATAATTTGTTGAAGGGGAATTTGTTTTTAACATTTCTCTTGAAATCATCAGAGACtttgcccgcgaaattccaaaatttggtttttcgcaatttgtaaactaatacgacaaagtagccTTACGTCATTCTGATAGccccaatggcagtatcatatccacaggtttatataaaaatctttacttgaaagtgttcactTTAAGAAagtagtcaaaataatgagtttaacGTGAGCTCCTCACAAATTATTCGATAATCTGactaattaaatttgaatttcgcgggcagacccgtctcatgcctgGATATTCTGCAGTGCTAATGGAAATCCAGCAAAATAAGTTACCTATGAAATGAGCTTTATTAAACTTTCACAGTACCTATGTTTGACGTTTTATAGAGAAAACTCACAGTTGTTCTTTCAAAATATGGGCATACGAGGGGCATAACTACATGTccgctatttttttatatccttTGAAATGAGTCTTCCATTCGTTGGACGATTGGATTGTGTACAGAACGTTTAAAAGCATAGACAGTTTAATTAACCtgcgtagtgattacatactctttgtaaccggacttcgtctgtggtggcgtttgcgggcgcgcgtgcggtgcttttttggagtgtgtttttgtgagaagtggccggtttttgtgttctgctggtgttttttggtggtggaactgactgggaagcgctctaaaggggcgccgcgtgtatgtcggcgggctccggcacagacgaagtccatactgagcgtagcgaaaaatcgtaggtctatgatacttatacatagtttccataacttgtaaataactacaagtttgacattggctaatcagtgtaaagccagacgagaaaaaaaatagGTCTGTGATACCAAACAAAAATCTAGAATTGTCTATGATCAATTGTTTTGCaaacaaaacattattttttgttgttattttcaatataaaaataaaagggtGCTAATCTAAGGAAATGTATCCCTGTAATTGCTGTAGAACATGTTTAAGCACCCAAAACTTGCATCCTATATTCATAATTCCCGAGCAAAGTGATAAATATACGAAAGCCATTCACACAGCCACCGGTGTAAAGGTAAAGtggaataaattaaattattagactgttaaaattaaatgaaatggtaaataaaaaaaattggacagTCCTTCctttatattaatgaaaaaatcATGCATATTGACCGCGTAATCTCAAAATAATCGGTGTTTAAAATTATAACATGGCATTTAACATTGATTGCttgttttttgtttactttCACAAAAACTGCTGAACTATATTTTTAtcactaacccccgacccaaaaagaggggtgttataagtttgacatgtgtatctgtgtatctgcctgtggcatcgtagctcctaaactaatgaaccgattttaatttagtttttcttgtttgaaaggtggcatgatcgagagtgttcttagctacaatccaagaaaattggttcagacgtttgaaagttatcagctcttttctagttactgtaaccttcacttgtcgggggtactataatttttttttaaattttaactgaaGCTTGTTTAACAGAAattatgcatttataataaatagataatggCTACAGTTTgatttaaaaatccaaaaatatttatttgtgttgAATGATAAAAGTTTTTACCTATTATGAATATgcttaatattacaataagatATTCCTCTGAGGGTGGTTAATGTTAAAGATATTTTCAACTTCCCAGGTAGAAATCAACGATAACATGCCACAAGAAATGTGCCTTAActgcattaattttattaatgactCGTTAAAATTCAGAAGAATATGTGAAGAAGTTCAGAACATGTTACTTGAGAATAAATGCAATGGAATAAAATTAGAGACCTCTAAATTCAAAACGGAAGACAGAAATCCTTCAATAGATATCACGGATTcttatgatgatgattttaaggATTTTGACGATAATATAACATTAGATACGTTACAGTTTCACGAAGTGCCTATTCAGAATCAAACTGATAGTAACGAAAAAATTGTTGTAAATACAATTGAAAATCACGAGCATGTGGATAGTAACGAAAAAATCATCGCTGAAaatgaaattgatagtaaagtaATAGAAATAGTAGAAAACCCAATATTATTCAACAAAAAGAGAAAAACAAGAGTCAAAACAGTGAGAAAGAAAGAGAAAAGAGATGAAAGTTGTAGCATTAAAGTGAAAGAGGAGATAGAATGTGAATTCTGTCATAAAATCCTAACATCTAAGCTATCTTTAAGAAACCATTATAAAATACACACCGGTTTTGATATAGTTTGTGAGGTATGAATGTACTTATACTATTTATCACGATTATCAACTCAgtgctggctcactactaagaacgGATCTCCTCTTGGAATGTAAAGGTTTTGCccatctttctttcttctctctgggctggtttccgcacttaaatgtttccgtctgttgtgcgtgcgttgcccctccccgcctaagtcttcactccagccatccaagcttgctccagaagccgagcagaccgcccaggttgccgagggaggttttggccatagtcaaccacgctACCCAATTGCAGAATAGCAGaattcacatacctttgagaacattatggacaactccttacaatttttttcttcacTGTTTAAGCAAGTAATATAGCTTAAAATGCTGATATTTCGGAAAGAGAGGTCggacctcccaaatagaaggcTGACATCTTTAACAATAGCACAGaatccataatttttttttataaatattacaataaaacttaaagctagccttactaatattataaatgcgaaagtttgtctatctgctagcttttcacggcccaacgaattgaccgattttgatgaaatttggtgcagtgttagcttacatcccgggggaAGACATAGGGGGcgctagtatcgactataactaataaattagtcgatactaaaactaatttcttaaactggaccctttcaaataaagatttttgtataaatctgtgaggatgatactgccattcacacaattaaagtgccataagcctactttgtcatattagttcacaaattgcgaaaaaccaaattaaatttgaatttcgcgggcaggcccgtcacATCCACCTCAGATTTATGCAAgcggcataaatctgtctcgttttatcatcacactaatattataaaggtgaaagtttgtatgtgtgtgtgtgtgtgtgtgtgcgtgtgtgtgtgtgtgtgtgtgtgtgtgtgtgtgtgtgtgtgtgtgtatgtttgttactccttcacgcaaaaactactggacggatttggctgaaatttggaatggagatagataatatcctggattagcacataggctactttttatcccggaaaatcgaagagttcccacgggatttcgaaaaacctaaatccgcgcgggcgaagtcgcgggcatcggctagtctagtATGTACTACTATTCACTAGGTAATTGGTGTGTATTGAAACATAGTGAGGACTATATATTTCTGGTTTCCAGCATTGTGGAAAGAAGTTCATAACTCGTCGGCTCCTGCTGATGCACTGCAGAGCCAAGCACGGCTATGAGAAGACTGACAAGTGCTCCTACTGCGACTACCGGGCGTCCAACGCTGAGCAGGTCAAGGTGACGAGCTAGTATATATGTGATAATATTACCTAAGTTTATagatgtactagctgatgcccgcgacttcgttcgcgtggatgtaggttttttaaaattcccgtgggaactctttgattttccgaaataaaaagtagcctatgtgctaatccagggtataatccatctccattctaaatttcagccaaatctgcccagtagattttgcgtgaaagagtaacaaacacacacacacacacacacacacacacacacacacacacacacacacatacaaactttcgcctttataatattagtgtgatgtgatttgcAGATACACGAACGTCTGCACACGGGCGAAAAGCCGTTTGTGTGCAAGACGTGCAGCGCGGGCTTCCATCGCAAGAGCAGCTACCTGCAGCACGTCGCCATACATCTGCCTGAGAAAACTGTGCAGGTACCTACCCCACACATTGctactatgtatgtatttatctaTACCGGAGAtggataataccctggattagcacataggctactttttatcccggaaaatcaaagagttcccacgggaattttaaaaaacttacatccacgcgaacgaagtcgcgggcatcacctaattcactaataaaatagacttgtcggattacaacgggtgccggattagacaggggccggattaccgggggtccactgtataataaaattgtagaaaagtggtgtctgtacaatggaaatatataaaaaaaaagtagcagtggttgttattatattgatgccgaacccgaaattgtaattaattttttttttgtctgtttgtctttgtgtttgtgcacgctaatatcagaaacggcttattcgatttagatacggttttcactaatatattgtcgtaagcttcacttaacatttagtgtttatttcatgtcaatcggttcataaataaaaaagttatgtcaatttaaagaatcacggcgaacatttttaacgtacagagtacgtactacacgcctcgcgcctgagcgtccgtggctatataaagcgcgttgattccacgcgaacgaagttacgggcacagctagttcaaactaaattttacatTATGTATTAATATTCTTCATTGCTCgaatgtattaattaattattcttcaTTGCTAAAGTACGAATGTACTTACTACTAACTTTACATGTGGAATTTTATAGTGTGGCTATTATCCCTAAAGTGAATGAATTGACAGGTCTATATCTAATGCTATACTTTTCCGCAAGCATTTTGAAGGCGACATACttagatctgtcattttagttaagTTGAGAGATTGTATAAAACAGAATCAGCCAGCgatgtgtttattttattttatttatttgggacaataaACTATTacgtattatatatttaaactaTAACTTAAATCTATGGTAAAATTAGTTAATATTTAATCAACTACACTACCCACAGCTTAACAATAGGACTAGGGTGACAATATGAGGAACTACTTAACCTAATATAAACAAAGAATTTAGactgtaaaaaaatgtaaaaatgatCTAATCATTCGTTTTTCTGTATCATTTCCAGTGCGACCAATGTCCAGCGAGGTTCAAATCAGTGACACTGATGCGTATCCACAAGAACCGTCACCGGCCGTCGCCCTACACGTTCAAATGTGGCGTGTGCAACAACAGCTTCGCGAGACGACGCAACGTTGCCAGACATCTGCAAAGAGTGCACGGGCTGACCCAAGACCATCATATACACAGGATTAAAATACATTGAAGCAGTGACGGATACATCCGAGCAATGACGAGTAAATAGTTactgtgcgtccacacactgATCTACTCGCGCTATTAATCGCAAcgcgccgcactaggtcgcgTGCCTTTCGAacgacgtcgaaactgtggcagcgtgcgcgctattgcatacttaccaaaaaatagggagcgatgggcgtgaacgaggaacacgcgagtaacgcggccacactacgtcccGCTCCATCCCATGCCACACGgacagtgtgtggacgggggtaAAGTACAGGATGAATAAAATAACTTGGCCAGAAGACGAACCGTCGAGAGATATTTGCAAAATATTCTCGTGCTAACCCAAAATCATACATACataggaataaaatatattgaagCAATGGAAATGGTTGAAATGAcggaataattaataaattgtagcaataaaaaatataaaattgtatactACATTAtagaaaagaaatattaataCATTAGAGCAATACAGGATCAATACATTCGAGCAATGAAGAATAAAGCACAGACAAACACAACAGCTCTGCCAGACGACGCAACGTCGAGAGAGCTCACGAAGTTGCAAAGAGTTAACGCAAGACTATCATTACAGACATCAAGACAGGATTAAAATACATTGAAAACTGTTAAATGTTCAGATGGCTGAAATgggttaatataattaatacataGTAGCAATAAACGTTTAATACATTTGAGCAATGGAGAATTAATGTATACGAACAATTAATAAATACAGTGAATCACAGACAAATAATAGCTCTACTAGAAGACCCAACGTCGCGAGACAATGCCATCATAATGTACACATGATTAAAATACATTAAGGCAATGGAACATAAAATcaatacataaaaacaaattgtaatcaaatgaaataacactttatgtatcagaaataaatttatttcatctTATGTGTTTTCCTTAAatcaacatattttattttatctcatACATCCCTAGCACTGGTGTTGTGATTATGTCATAACAtgacaatccatactaatattataaatgcgaaagtgtgtctgtctgtctgctacgctttcacggctcaaccgctgaaccgatttgaatgaaatttggtaccgacttAGGTTATTTTCCGGGGAAGGggaagcgataaggccgccaaattgtacctatattttgttgagctttgtatgtgtttttctgtactaattttgtggtgtacaataaaagtatattcattcattcattcatcgatgttaattttgatattttaacttGCGAAACATAAGCCTCTGATTATAAAAGGTATGGTTGATAcagctattaatattattgtacacGGTTGGTGTAAGTGCATCAATCAACTGTTAAAAGGCAAAATAATTAAAGACGAAAATGATTCTGTCAAAGCACAGGCTAGGGCATATTATACTAgaagatacaaaaaataaaattatgaaaaaacttgcaaatttttcttttcacactaatattataaaggcgaaagtttgtacgcgtgtgtgtgtgtgtgtgtgtgtgtgtgtatgtttgttactccttcacgcaaaaaccactggacggatttggctgaaatttggaatggagatagataatatcctggattagcacatgcgtccctgtaattgacataggcaactttcatcccggaaaatctaagagttcccacgggatttcgaaaaacctaaatccacgcgggcgaagtcgctggcatcggctagtaatcaATAATTTGTATCCTGTTCCCAGGACAGCGCCAGTTTCCCTCAGATTTGAACCAGACTATAGTTGAAGACATGAAGATCCAGTATCCATCAAAGTGGAAATGGAGATGTGTTTAGACACCAGCAGATTATTgattgatgtgttaattttataataatattttcttttcatattGGATTGGTCAGCTAAACACGTCTTTACATGTCTACTTTGATTGATACTGGTCTGAAGTCTGGTTCAAAAGGGAACTGGCGCCAAACCGCGATCcagaaaaagtaaaaattatacagcgccatctattgcattattattgttattgtactACTAGCGACATCTTTGAGGCAGCAGATTAAGCTTTATTCCCTTTTCCTAGTTATATGGTAGGAGTGGCTTATCTATACCcgttattagtatattataatgtgtaaatgagaaaggactcgccatatttgctgtGTCAATAAGGAACTTTTCAGCGAACGttccataaaattatcataGATGTCTCTGAATGCATAGCTCGCCGCGAAAGGCGCACAATATATGTTTATGAATCATGGATTATTCAAGCGAAATTATCACAAAATGCTTTATTGATTCTGAAATTTTTGCGATGGCATACTTTTGGCATTTTCTGTAGTCTAGTTTGGCAGATTTTTAGCCAGTGTTGGGCAAATTCGCCATTTTTGAAATGGCCACACTGGTGAAAATATCGTGAAAGATATAAAGTGACAGCTCGGTCACGGTAACGTAACGTAACCTATATCGGTACTGAAGTATTCagtgaaattaatattaaatacctacgtTATTTTTggaacattaaaataaaataccatGGCCGAGGTTATATGGAATATGTTTAGCAAAGAGTCGATAGAAATCAAAGACAACGATAGGAAGGTGAAATGCATCCTGTGCGAGAATATGGTGAATTATACCGTAATATCGGACTTGAAACAGCATCTCATCAAGGAACATTCGAACTATATTAACGTGCTGGAGTTGAAAACCAGAAGATCGCGAAATAAGGTCTTATCCATATGGAATCATTTTACGCCTACGGAATGCAAATACTTCGCCGAATGCAATCACTGTAAGAAGGTTCTCTCGTACAGAACCACGACAGCCAATTTGAAAAAGCATTTAACACGAGCCCACCCTGAGATAAATTGGAGATCTGAGGTCACTGAGACTATCAAAACTGAAAGTGCTTCAAAATACGATGATTCTGAAGACGGACAGTCGGATAGTGAACAAAACAGTAAgtatatatacctatctaatacCTATCactactttataataatagttaaagTAACCTACCTAGTGATTATTTGACCTCAGTACCGTGACAAATTAACACTCATGTATTGTTAATACATAGTTCTCCTTATGCCCTGTAAGAGTGTAATACGTAACAACACACATTGATTTTACTGATATGTTATAATGAACTCTAATGCTTGTTAATAGGATTGTGTTTCGATTCTACACAGATCTTCCTCGGTTATTGCTCCTTGTTCTTTGCCCTTGGGCAACGTGTGTGAGTATAGACGGATATAGTGTGCGAGTGA
Proteins encoded in this window:
- the LOC123878362 gene encoding zinc finger protein 845-like; its protein translation is MYPCNCCRTCLSTQNLHPIFIIPEQSDKYTKAIHTATGVKVEINDNMPQEMCLNCINFINDSLKFRRICEEVQNMLLENKCNGIKLETSKFKTEDRNPSIDITDSYDDDFKDFDDNITLDTLQFHEVPIQNQTDSNEKIVVNTIENHEHVDSNEKIIAENEIDSKVIEIVENPILFNKKRKTRVKTVRKKEKRDESCSIKVKEEIECEFCHKILTSKLSLRNHYKIHTGFDIVCEHCGKKFITRRLLLMHCRAKHGYEKTDKCSYCDYRASNAEQVKIHERLHTGEKPFVCKTCSAGFHRKSSYLQHVAIHLPEKTVQCDQCPARFKSVTLMRIHKNRHRPSPYTFKCGVCNNSFARRRNVARHLQRVHGLTQDHHIHRIKIH